One window of the Cryptomeria japonica chromosome 7, Sugi_1.0, whole genome shotgun sequence genome contains the following:
- the LOC131073099 gene encoding bifunctional protein FolD 4, chloroplastic, which produces MLSPLWRRAESMGALSWNATAFLSAAATPKQRHFRCSAVTWESRLGGTAPEKTGRASLLGWNMPERWTLLLDLRPPAGLPNPNLAVEPIAAVIDGKAIAQEIRNEVAGEVSRMRDALGKVPGLAVVLVGARKDSETYVRSKKKACVEAGIASLGIDLPEDSSEEEVERAVRTFNDDPSVHGVLVQLPLPRHINEEKILNAISIEKDVDGFHPLNIGRLAMQGRKPLFVPCTPKGCIELLLRSGIDMMGKKAVVIGRSNIVGMPVSMLLQRHNATVTIVHSYTKNPTDFTREADILISAAGVPNLVRGNWLKPGAVVIDVGINAVEDPNAKRGYRLVGDVCYEEASRIASAITPVPGGVGPMTIAMLLSNTLESAKRAYGFN; this is translated from the exons ATGCTCTCTCCATTGTGGAGAAGAGCAGAATCAATGGGAGCGCTATCATGGAATGCTACTGCTTTCCTTTCTGCGGCAGCAACACCCAAGCAGCGTCATTTTCGTTGCAGCGCTGTCACATGGGAAAGCAGACTAGGGGGTACTGCTCCTGAAAAGACAGGTCGTGCATCCCTTTTGGGTTGGAACATGCCCGAGAGATGGACTCTGCTGCTCGATTTGCGCCCTCCGGCTGGGCTCCCCAACCCAAACT TAGCTGTGGAGCCAATAGCAGCAGTGATAGATGGAAAAGCTATTGCACAAGAAATAAGAAATGAAGTTGCAGGGGAAGTATCCAGAATGAGAGATGCACTTGGAAAGGTTCCTGGTTTAGCTGTGGTGCTAGTTGGAGCAAGAAAGGATTCAGAAACCTATGTTCGCAGCAAGAAAAAAGCTTGTGTAGAGGCAGGAATTGCATCACTAGGCATTGACTTGCCAGAAGATTCTAGTGAAGAGGAAGTTGAAAGGGCTGTTAGGACTTTCAACGATGATCCATCTGTTCATGGTGTTTTAGTGCAACTTCCTCTTCCACGG CATATCAATGAGGAGAAGATCTTGAATGCTATTAGCATAGAAAAAGATGTTGATGGCTTCCATCCTTTAAATATTGGACGGCTAGCAATGCAAGGGAGAAAGCCTTTATTTGTACCTTGTACACCAAAAGGATGCATAGAGTTGCTGCttcgatctggaatagatatgatgGGAAAGAAGGCAGTTGTGATAGGCCGTTCCAATATTGTTGGGATGCCTGTTTCTATGCTTTTGCAA AGGCACAATGCAACCGTTACTATTGTGCATTCCTATACCAAAAATCCTACAGATTTTACTCGTGAAGCAGATATTCTTATTTCTGCAGCAGGTGTGCCAAATTTGGTTCGTGGTAATTGGCTGAAACCCGGTGCAGTAGTAATTGATGTTGGCATAAATGCAGTAGAG GATCCTAATGCTAAAAGAGGATACCGATTAGTTGGTGATGTTTGCTATGAAGAGGCTTCAAGAATAGCTTCAGCAATAACTCCTGTACCTGGTGGTGTTGGTCCAATGACCATTGCGATGCTTCTGTCCAATACTCTAGAGTCAGCAAAACGGGCGTATGGGTTCAATTGA